The genomic stretch GGCCATTGTCAGCGCCGCGACGCCGGACGAGGTGATCCAGGCCGTCCAGCCCCAGGTGGCGGACGCCATTCTCCTCAAGCCGTTCCAGATCGATGACATCTACGCCCTGGTGGAGCGCTTCATCGCGCTGCGTCAGGACGTGGAGCGGCTGGCCACCCAGGGGCAGCGGCCTCCCGCGAGCGCCTGGTCGCAGTGGGGCGCCCACGTTCAGCTCGCGCGGGAAGACGCATTGAGGGCAATGTGGGTGTCCGTGACGGCCGGCGGCGACTTCGGCTGGACGTTCCACCCGACACCCGCGGGCGTGGGGATTCAGGTGGTCGAAGGCGTACTCGAAGTGGATGGCATGTCGTACTCGGCGCCCGGATATTTCTTCCTGGGGGCCGGGCAGGCGCCTCCGATGCGCAGCCCGGAAGGCTGCCTGGTCGTGGCCGTGGGACTGAAAGGGCAGGGCTGAGGCACGTGGATTCCGTCTGGCCGTCAACGCCCGTAGACCCGGATCGCCTGGGTCGTCCGTCCCGTCGTGGTGCGACGGCGGCACTCGAAGCCCACATCGCGGTGCTTCGCGGCGAGCCATTGAAGGCCGCGCTCGCCAACGCCTTGCGAGAGGCCAATGGCCT from Myxococcus xanthus encodes the following:
- a CDS encoding response regulator, with translation MRVLLVEDDASLREGMGELISELAQVHAVGTGEEAVAALEAERFVLVISDLRISGGELGGRTVVEAARKRQQAVAIVSAATPDEVIQAVQPQVADAILLKPFQIDDIYALVERFIALRQDVERLATQGQRPPASAWSQWGAHVQLAREDALRAMWVSVTAGGDFGWTFHPTPAGVGIQVVEGVLEVDGMSYSAPGYFFLGAGQAPPMRSPEGCLVVAVGLKGQG